From the genome of Tachysurus vachellii isolate PV-2020 chromosome 2, HZAU_Pvac_v1, whole genome shotgun sequence, one region includes:
- the LOC132861215 gene encoding transmembrane protein 100-like has translation MGSKQAVRTKSIVDQDLELTVATGGTEASCYRCTLPFSIVLLMIAIAVTAVAYSFYSHGSIISILGPVLLSSCLLLLLLLLGLAMLRWKLRQGQIRTNTQHVNALL, from the coding sequence ATGGGGTCTAAACAAGCAGTAAGGACAAAATCCATAGTAGACCAAGATCTGGAGCTGACTGTAGCCACTGGAGGAACAGAGGCCTCCTGCTATCGCTGCACTTTACCATTCAGCATTGTGCTTCTGATGATTGCCATTGCAGTTACAGCTGTAGCCTACAGCTTCTACTCCCATGGTTCCATCATTTCCATCCTAGGGCCGGTGCTGCTCTCCAGctgtctgctgctgctgcttctgctgcttGGCCTTGCTATGTTGCGCTGGAAGCTCAGACAGGGCCAAATAAGGACAAACACTCAGCATGTAAATGCACTCTTGTAG
- the si:ch73-256g18.2 gene encoding small integral membrane protein 36 encodes MGFMELYLEIDPVTLNLIILIASYVILLLVFLISCVLYDCRGKDPSKEYDAEPPAPQQQTSVQLVANSPPSAQFNEQNNTGVNRYVPPNPETREKRSTLV; translated from the coding sequence ATGGGTTTTATGGAGTTATACCTAGAGATTGACCCAGTAACTTTAAACCTTATAATTCTCATTGCCAGCTACGTAATACTGCTCCTGGTATTTCTCATCTCCTGTGTCCTCTACGACTGCCGAGGAAAAGACCCCTCTAAGGAGTATGATGCTGAGCCTCCAGCCCCCCAGCAGCAGACTTCTGTTCAGCTTGTGGCAAACTCTCCACCATCTGCCCAGTTTAACGAGCAAAATAACACCGGTGTCAACCGCTATGTGCCACCCAACCCTGAAACACGTGAGAAGAGGAGCACACTGGTATAA
- the hlfb gene encoding HLF transcription factor, PAR bZIP family member b, translated as MPARNTTDMSRPLTMNPTFLPPPTYGVLKSLLEYPMKLPLHREEVYDKEKKLDEERNVPQSAFLGPVLWDKTLPYDGDNFQLEYMDLDEFLSENGIPSSPPQHEQSQCPQHQQQSPVSVMDLSNRVSTSIHASMVPQPCLQSPTRTVLPSSRNTPSPVDPETIQVLMSYEPDPTDLALSSVPGQEAFDPRKCRFSDEELKPKPVIKKARKVFIPEDIKDDKYWARRRKNNMAAKRSRDARRLKENQIAIRAGFLEKENSALRQEVADLRKELGRCKNILSKYEAQHGPL; from the exons atgcctGCACGGAATACGACTGACATGTCCAGACCTCTGACCATGAACCCAACTTTTCTACCTCCTCCAACTTACGGAGTGCTCAAATCTCTTCTCGAATATCCAATGAAACTACCACTGCACCGCGAAGAAG TATATGACAAGGAGAAAAAGTTGGACGAAGAGAGGAATGTGCCGCAGTCTGCCTTCCTGGGCCCGGTACTTTGGGATAAGACCTTGCCTTATGATGGCGATAATTTTCAGTTGGAGTACATGGACCTTGATGAGTTTCTGTCTGAAAATGGCATTCCGTCCAGTCCACCACAACATGAGCAAAGCCAATGTCCTCAGCATCAGCAGCAGTCCCCAGTCTCCGTCATGGACCTCAGTAACAGAGTCAGCACCTCCATCCACGCGAGCATGGTCCCTCAGCCCTGTCTCCAGAGTCCCACACGAACAG TGTTGCCTTCATCACGTAACACTCCCAGCCCAGTCGACCCAGAGACCATCCAAGTGCTGATGAGCTATGAGCCTGACCCAACAGACCTGGCACTGTCTAGTGTGCCAGGCCAGGAAGCGTTCGACCCTCGTAAGTGCAGGTTCTCTGATGAAGAGCTAAAACCTAAGCCAGTCATCAAAAAGGCACGCAAAGTCTTCATTCCTGAAGACATTAAG GATGATAAATACTGGGCACGGCGCAGAAAGAACAACATGGCTGCCAAGCGGTCACGGGACGCTCGGCGCCTCAAGGAGAACCAGATTGCCATCCGGGCCGGTTTCCTGGAGAAGGAGAACTCCGCTCTCCGGCAGGAAGTGGCTGATCTGCGGAAGGAGCTTGGGCGCTGTAAGAATATTCTATCAAAGTATGAAGCTCAGCATGGCCCTCTGTGA